TGTGCTATTAATGAGTCATATATTGCCTCTTGGAGTTCAGTATGTATCTTTGACATTAATAGATTATGAATATTATAGCTACCCTAATTCTAAATGGAGGCAATAGTGAAAAATAGCTTATGAGTATTATCAGAAATTTGGGAAAATTAGTGAAATTGTCTTGGTCTGATAATTTTAATCTCTCTAACATATGCATAATTAGTGATACTAAAGAATTTCACCTAACCCATTTTGTTTCATATTAGATTTTATTAGCACAATTAAGCTGCTCTTCAAAATCCATAAAAGTCCATCTGTCTGTAGTCTTGAGGCAGGCACATCTTTTTCAAGGTCATTTTGTAAATTGATAATTAACCTTCTAAATATAGGTATTCATACTAAAGGTCTTTTGCCATATCTAATTAAAGCAAAGCAGTTGTATTTTTATCTCCCAGAAGATATGTGGCTTGCATTTATATTAGCATTTCAATCAAAATGCTGGTTTCTtggtttttctcaaaataaaatggtAGATGAAAACAACATCTGTTGAGATATTAACAGTAGTATTTgtgaatatattattattatttttttaatacagaattttatttagaaactGTTTAAAGCAGCAAAACACCCTGTCAAGACAGACCAGGTGGAAAATGGGTTcccaataaaatggaattttagggCAGCAAAAGTCTAAAAGgctacaaaagagaaatagcacCACTGTCATTTGAACATTGGCTAGTTACTTGCATTTTTTGGCATTGTTTATCACTGAATCTGGGTTTTCCTCTGAATTCCACACAGAGCATGCACTACACAacaattttatcataaaataccTGCTTGCTACACACATTTTAGGACAAGCTACCACCAGAAACAAATCAATACAAATACATCGGGGCAGAACAATCTCAGTAGTGGGTAATACACATTTTGCAAAATTCTGCTGAACAAAGGAACTGAATAGGCTGTGGGCAAAGCAAATGAGGGAGTTaaggaatgaaatattttaaatattaataattaactcAGACATGGTACTGTATTTTctgcaaaagaaaattaacatttagtAACACACTAACATTTTTATCTCCAAAGAGATTAGTGCACTGGCAAGGTATTCCGATAACAGTGGAGAGCTGTGGACAGCAGGTACTGAAAACACCCAGCCTTGCAGATCCCAAGGTAGCAGTGGCCTTCCTTCAGTGATCACTCCCTTTGCCAGAGGTCCAGAAAGAACTTGCAGTGTGATCACCTGCCTGCTGAACTTCCACTCTAAGCAGCAAACTTTAAGGAGCCCAAAGAGGAAGCCCCAGTGGGcaaggggagcagagaagagaaacaggTTAAATGTAAACTTAAAAGACAGTAAAATGGGACACAACCCCCATTCAAATCCCAGAGATGTGGGCAAGTCCCCAAAAGTAGTTGTTAGATTTAAAAACTAGACACACCGCAtttcaaacaacaacaacaaaacacagtaCATAGAAATATCAGGGATAACTGGAAAAATCACCAGAGAAATGTTCTATGAAAATCAAGCTCTTCGACTCAAAACGTCTCAGGGCTGAAACACACCCTTTTTCATCCAGGCAACAATGCCTCCTGCTTCTTATCAAGGATGCAACTGGTCAAGGACACTAACTGGCTTTACAAAGCAACTTCTCAAACTTTCCTTTTGGGCCAAGGTCTGGGCCTGTGAGGATCAGGCAGCCCCGTGAGGGCTGGGAACAGCAGGTCCCAAAGGGTCCAAGTTCTGGCCCTTCCTTCCCAGACACAATGTCAAACACACAAAAGCTCCTGTCatgttacattttacattttgaaatactgAAGCATCTTTTAAATACTCTTaaggcatttatttattaaagcgTTCTCTGTCAAGATTTCACATTAGCTTAAAATTCAAATCAGTCTTTACATTTCTCTACTGAGGTCTCCACCTTCTCCAGCCATCAGTGCTACCAGCATCTACACAGTGAGCCCCATGGTCAGCCTCTTTGTTCCCTGGGTGAACCAACTAGAAGTTAATACTGCTCTGCTACAAGGTAAAAGCTCCTAACTCAAACTTATTGGAAAAGGAGTGAAACTTCTGCAAAGTGCACTTTAAGAACaggtaccgggcttccctggtggcgaagtggttgagagtccgcctgctgatgcaggggacacaggttcgtgccctggtccgggaagatcccatgtgccgcggagcggctgggcccgtgagccatggccgctgagcctgcacgtccagagcctgtgctccgcgacgggagaggccacagcagtgagaggcccgcgtacagcaaaaaaaaataaaagaagaggtaCTTTTTGCTTATGAAAAGAAACCAGTGAGTCCTCTAAGAATAATAAAAGGGAATATTTTACAGTTAAGCACACGATTTGGAGTGAAGAATTCGGATGGTGCTCAGCTGGTCCAGGCTGTTAATACCTTCTTGTTCCTCCTGCGGGCCCCCTTCATCAGGTATCACGAAGCCTTCGTCTGTGGCATAGAGAATATCCGCAATCCTCTGCAATACAGGGTTGTTCCCCTCGTTCTCCTGGCAAACCAATTCAATGTTCCTTTGCTTTCCAGAGtagaaatctctctctttctccaagtCTTCGACGACAAGTTTCAATACGTTGACCTACTGCATCAATTCGGCTGCTTCGTCATCCCTGTTCCCCACACCAGGATTCTTCCGCACCATGCCCGGGCCAGCCTTAGGGGTTGCAGTAGTTCTGTGTGTTGCAATGGGCCTCTGTGGAGCTGCACTGCTAGAGCTGAGAGGTTTCTTCGGTTTGTTCAGAGCTGGAGCAAAAAGGGAGGGGGCCACAGCAGTTTCTTGACCTTGTCTGGCAGCTACAGGGTCATAGTCTTTCCCATCATGGTTTGCATCAAAAAACTTCTTGAACCACTGAACGAATTCAAAATTGTCCTGAAACTTTCCTTTCACTAATTTGTCCACAGGAATTATTTTGTCAACACCCATCGTCTTAAAACCTCCTTGTAGTATTTTGAAGTTCTGGATGTATTCGTGTTCTAGCTTAGCTTGGAATTTCACTTTCTTCAAGGCAATGGAGCCAGGGAACAGCATGTCCATAAACTGACAATAGGCAGCCCCTGAGCACAGATGTTCAATCTTTGTCAGATTCAACTGCAGAGACTCATTGATCCAGGCTAGCATGTCATGTTGACTGAGGTTATCACTGGTGACCAACGTTGAGTACACATTCACTGCCATCTTCGGCTCTCGGCTGGACTACGTCCACTGCCCATAACAGGCTCTGGTTCCATCTTCGTCTCATTCAAACCGCCTGACCCCGCCCGCCCCTGTGTATATGTTATTAATAAGCTTTTATTAAGCACCCACTTGTCTGAATCAGAGATTTATAGATTCCAAAAGAGATCACACAGAAAAGTACTAAGCGGGAAAAACAGAGTCTAATAACTA
This genomic interval from Phocoena sinus isolate mPhoSin1 chromosome 3, mPhoSin1.pri, whole genome shotgun sequence contains the following:
- the LOC116751616 gene encoding LOW QUALITY PROTEIN: microtubule-associated protein RP/EB family member 1-like (The sequence of the model RefSeq protein was modified relative to this genomic sequence to represent the inferred CDS: substituted 1 base at 1 genomic stop codon), yielding MAVNVYSTLVTSDNLSQHDMLAWINESLQLNLTKIEHLCSGAAYCQFMDMLFPGSIALKKVKFQAKLEHEYIQNFKILQGGFKTMGVDKIIPVDKLVKGKFQDNFEFVQWFKKFFDANHDGKDYDPVAARQGQETAVAPSLFAPALNKPKKPLSSSSAAPQRPIATHRTTATPKAGPGMVRKNPGVGNRDDEAAELMQXVNVLKLVVEDLEKERDFYSGKQRNIELVCQENEGNNPVLQRIADILYATDEGFVIPDEGGPQEEQEGINSLDQLSTIRILHSKSCA